The following are encoded together in the Hippoglossus stenolepis isolate QCI-W04-F060 chromosome 12, HSTE1.2, whole genome shotgun sequence genome:
- the LOC118119148 gene encoding VIP peptides, giving the protein MCKAMLQRTGPQLLLLIALCSVLYSRTLSLPYTSMRPTRHADGLFTSGYSKLLGQLSARRYLESLIGKRVSDELMEEPVKRHSDAIFTDNYSRFRKQMAVKKYLNSVLTGKRSLEDPGASDAEESRDEPNTFQESYDDINVDHLLNNFQLPL; this is encoded by the exons AT GTGTAAAGCGATGTTACAACGGACCGGCCCCCAGCTGCTTCTCCTAATAGCCCTATGCAGTGTGTTGTACTCCCGGACTCTGAGTCTGCCATACACATCCATGAG ACCGACGAGACACGCAGACGGTCTGTTCACCAGCGGATACAGCAAGCTCCTGGGGCAGCTCTCAGCGCGGAGGTACCTGGAGTCTCTGATCGGAAAGCGGGTCAG TGACGAGCTGATGGAGGAGCCAGTCAAGCGTCACTCAGACGCCATCTTTACAGACAACTACAGCCGCTTCCGCAAACAGATGGCCGTCAAGAAATACCTGAACTCAGTCTTAACAGGGAAGAGAAG CCTGGAAGACCCTGGAGCCAGCGACGCAGAAGAGTCCAGGGACGAACCCAACACCTTCCAGGAGAGCTACGACGACATCAATGTAGATCACCTCCTAAACAACTTTCAACTG